The Pongo pygmaeus isolate AG05252 chromosome 18, NHGRI_mPonPyg2-v2.0_pri, whole genome shotgun sequence DNA window gcctgtaatcccagctacttgggaggctgaggcgggagaattgcttgaacccaggaggcggaagttgcagtgagccgagattgtgccactgcactccagcctgagtgacagagtgagactccgtctaaaaaaaaaaaaaaaaccatacacacacacacacacacacacacacatacacacacacagcttagAAGGGGCTGGTGTTCTCATAAGCACAGATGTCTGAAGAGCCATTAGCCAGAAtgaactttttttgtttcttgagacaagatcttgttctgtcacccaggctggagtgcagtggcacagtcattgctcaccacagcctcgactcctgggctctagcaatcctcccacttgctgagtagctgggatgacggGTGCGTGCCCCCATGCcagtaattgttttattttgtagagatggggtcctgaacgcatggcctcaagtgattctcctgcctcagcctcttttattttttttagatggagttttactctgttccccaggctggagtgcagtggcgcaatctcagctcactgcaacacctcccaggttcaagtgattctcctgcctcagcctcccgagtagctgggattataggcgtgcacgaccatgcctggctaatttttgtgtttttagtagagatggggtttcaccgtgttggccaggctggtcctgaactcttgacctcaggtgatctgctcacctcagcctcccaaagcctcaGCCTCTtacagtgttaggattacaggcgtgagacactgtgacCCGGGATGATTTTCAATCACAGTTTTTTGTTAGGAGTGGAAAATGcgtatttataaaaatgaagcaGTGCAGACATGAACGTGTAGAAGTCTCTATAATCCTGCCATCCAAGGATGGCACCTGTTAACGTGTATATgagggatgtccaatcttttggcctcCCTgcgccacattggaagaagaatcgccttgggccacacataaaatacactaacgctagcaatagctgatgagctaaaagaaAAGGAATCACAAAAAAACCTCAtattgttttaagaaagtttacagatttgtgttgggccgcaggttggacaagcctgctatatatatatattctaggtTTTCCCCATAGGTATGCTCATGAGAAAATGATtattgtgataattttttttgagatgaagtcttgctatgttgctcaaggtggccacaaactcctgggcttaagccaagctcccgcctcagcctcctgagtagttgggaataTAGGTACTCATTACCATGTGTGGgtgattattattagtttttaaacaaaaatggggctgggcgcagtggctcacacctgtaatcctaacactttgggaggctgaggcggcagatcacttgaggtcaggagttcaagaccagcctggccgacatggcgaaacctcaactctacaaaaaacacaacacttagccaggcgtggtagcatgtgcctgtgtcccagctactcgggaggccgagatgggaggatagcttgaacctgggaggtgggaagttgcagtgggctgagatgacaccactgcactccagcctgggcgatacaaagccagactgtctcaaaaaaaaaaaacaacaacaacaacaaaaaaggtggGTGGGGTCTTATACTATGTGTGCTGCTTGGCactgtttttttcacttaaaagataTTGCAGGGTTTTTTTCACGTAtctgaagaaagatttttttttttttttttttttgcctttttgagacagggtcttgctctgttgcccaggctggagtgcagtggtgaggtcagggctcactgcagcctccacctcctgggctcaagccatcctcccacctcagcctcccaagtagctgggactacaggcgtgtgcaaccacacctggctagtttctgtatgttttgtggagatggggtcccactatgtggcctaggttggtcttgaacacctggggtcaagtagtcctcctgccttagcctcctaaagagctgggatgacaggcctgagccccGCGCCTGGCCAGCCTCCCGTGCGAGGTTGTGTGGCACTCTGTCATGGAAGCCAGTATGCCTTCATGTGCTGGCTTGTTTGCTGGCTCTGTAGTTAACGGGCTGCCCCACGTGGACAGGCATTGGACCCGTGTCTCTGTGTGCAGGCAGAGGCTGCTGCAGATGTTATCTGTGCACACGGCTGCCAGGAGGGGCTGTGCTCAGGGGGAGCTGGGCAAAGGCTGGTGGCATTGGGGCGCTTGGGTGTAGTGTGGAGGCGCGAGAGCCAGGTGGCCAGGCTGCAGTCTGCGGGAGCTCGGGGGTTGCTTGGCTTCCGTGTGCGCTAGTGTCTTTGTCAGTGAGATCGGACAATGACAACACACCCTCACAGGTGCTGGGGGCTGACAACTGTCAGGTCTGAGGACAGTGGCTGGCCCACTACAGGGCCAGTTCCCCTTCTCTACAGTCACCCTGCTCGTCTTCCACCGAGTGGGTGCTCAGGACAGTGGTGTGGTGGATCCGCCTGTACAGCCTGTGCTCCAGCGTCCTGCAGGCCACAGCTGTGTCCAGCCCTGACCCCGACTGCCCCTCCTGCcacctccattttatagatgaggaaaccgaggcccaaGAGCTTAGGGAACCCTGCTCTGAAGCACACAGTAGGGCTGCTGGGCTCAGACCCTCCCTCCCTGTGCTGAGCTGCCCTCCTCCTGCCGCAAGCCCTCCACGCCCCGAGCCCACCCTGCTCACCGGCCTCTGCCCGAGTTCCCTGCATGGTGTGGGAGTGTGGGGCATCCTAGCTTTTCCCGGCGCCCAGTTCTTTCACTTCCACTGGAGTCCTGCAGGGACAGCTCGGGGACCATGCAGGCCCGGGTGGGCGGGGGGCTCACCTAGCTCGGTGGTGAACAGCTGACATGTCTCTGGGTTGCGCACAGTGAAGGCCACGTAGACCTCAGGAGCCCGCTGATGCTCCCGGCAGGCAGCCAGCCTCCGCAGGACCCCGACCAGCGACACAATGGCTTCTGGGCAATACAGCACGTCTACGGTGAAAGCTTCAGGTTACTGAAAGGGACCAGCGGACAGTTCCAGGTCATGCTGACCTCAGCAGCAGGGCGAGGCCAGAGAGGCAGCACTCATATGAGACTATTAGATGCCATTTGACCATTTGGGCCATTACATGGAAAGGCAATTACTTGGGTGAAAAAGGAGAACCCTTAGTAGAGGAAGCTGCAAAAGAccgaagtaaaagaaaaaaatctccagaCTCACTGGTGTTCCTTAAAAAACCAGCTCTGGTTCTCGGCCTATCTAGAGGGCTTTGAATGACACAAAGCCTGACCCTGCCATGAACTTCGTGTTTCAGGCGTCTGCTGATTTGTCTGCTGGCTTGCAGGGGTGGGCCTGTGTCCCTGGCCACCGCTGGACCTGTGGTTTCCAGGTCTAGGACCCAGGACCACAGGCAGAGCTCTGTCCCACCAGAGAGGGGACTGAGTGTGCTGGCAGGGGTGAGGGGTTTTTGGTGGCCCAGCCAAATACCACCTTCTCTCAAGGGCCCTGTCCTCGTCCCAGAAGTGGATGTTTTCCTCCTGTGGTCTCTGAAGGACACAGGGCATGGCTCTGGGACACAGCCATGTGGTGACGCCTGTAATGGGAGCATGCCTGTCTCTAACAAGAGGGCTGTGGCTTGAAGGTCACCTTAAGAGGCACCCCTGTCCTTTGATGTCACCCTGGAGGCCCAGAGTAACTCTTCTGGAAGCCCCATCACGTCCATGCCCGACAGCGTCCATTGTTCCCTTTTCCCAGAGAAAAGAGCTGGATAGAGCTGCAAGGACACCGCCTGCACAGGGTGCCCGGGGCTGGGCATTACCTGCTGCAATGACAACATCTGGCTGGAAGGCAGAGAGCTGATGGACCGTCGCGACGTCCCAGTCCAGCTGGGCCACTGTCACCCTGGGGCTGTCTAAGTTGGCAGTGATTTCTGCCTCTAATGAGAGGCCATTGAGAAGGACATTCCCTCGGAGCTGCTCGAGGACCCGACTGTGACAGTCGCTGAAGATGTATGCCCGGGGGCGGCACATCTTGCAGATGGCCAGGCCTGTGAGGCCGGCGCCACTGCCAAGCTCTAGGACAGTCCTGGCGGGAGGAAAGAGGACCGTGTCTGCGACTGCACCAGGGTAAGCCTGCCTCGGTGCCCTGCCCTGCACCCCGAAGTCACCTGTGAGTGAAGGCTGCCGGGTTCTCGATGGCCCATTCTGCAAGGTAGAGGGCGGCGTCCCATGTGACCAGGCCTGTGGTGCCGTGGGAGATGATGGCTGTGCTCTCAGAGAGTGTGACCGAGTCTCCCGAGGGCTGCACCAAGAGAGGGCGAGAGAGTCAGTCCAGCGATCAGAAGACAAGTGGCTTAGAAGACAAGTAGCCATCCACCACATGGCTGAATAAACCATGACAGGACGAATCACCACTCAGCAATGAGAAGCAGCTAACTGTTGACATGCCAACAACTTGCACGGGCCTCAAGGGTGTCACGCGGCCTGAAAGACACTGATCTCAGGCCACACAGGATTCTATTCATTGAACATTCCCGAGACAATGGAATTCTGGCGATGGGGCACAGGTCAGTGGTGGCCAGGGGCCGGGTGTGGCTATGAAGGGGTGGCTGTCTTGTGATGATTCAGGATGCTATGTTTTTCCTTTGTAGTTTTCTGTAtctatgttttatcttttttttttttttgagctctgttccccaggctggagtcagtggcatgttcttggctcactgcaacctctgcctcctggattcaagcaattctcctgcctcacctgcccaagtagctgcgactataggcatgtgccaccacgtctggctaatttttgtacttttttttgagacagagtttcgctctcgttgcccaggctggagtgcaatggcgtgatctcagctcactacaacccccacctcccgggttcaagagattctcctgcctcagcctcccgagtagctgggattacaggtgcccactaccacacccggctaatttttgtatttttagtagagacagggtttcaccatattggccaggctggtctcgaactcctgacctcggatccacccgtctcagcctcccaaagtgctgggattacaggcatgagccaccgtgcccggccctgtcaAGTATTCTTTGAGGACTGGGTACCAGGTCCTTGTCAAGCAGGCAGTGTGTGTCACCTATTGGACAAATGCCCAACAACCCCACGAGACATGCTGTTGTTGTTGAAGTGCTTGATTtagagacagggaaactgaggctaaagAAGGTTAACGGACCTCATGTCTAAGACTGCAGAATGGgtgagtcaggatttgaacccatacCCATGTTTTCACTTTGTCTGTGCAGGAAGGGTGTCTGGGCTGTGAGGGGGAGGAGGGTGCCCTTCTCATACCAGTAAATAGCTCCGGTGGCCCTGGGTGGACTCCTTGGCCGTCAGGGTCTCCGCCAGCGCCTCATATAGCTCGTCCAAAGGCTCCGTGTGGACAGCCTCGTGCTGGGGGCAGACAGAGTGAGAGCTTGTTTGCTTTCGTTCTAATCTGTAAAAATGGCCAGATGATTTTCACCAAGTTCGGAGGGGAGATCTGGGATGGAACGGGGTAATGCCGGCCAGCTGCCATATAAAATATTCACTtcgttgggcatggtggtgtgtgccgaatagtcccagctactctagaggctgacatgggaggactgcttgagcccaggagtttgaggacagcctgggcaacagagaccttgtctctaaaaaaaataattcacttGGTAGAGAAACCTGGATGGGAGGGCCTTCAACAAGAGGTGTTGAGAGGGTAGGGTTAGGTGTAGTCTAGGGCAGGAGATAAGGATTCCGTGAGAGCTGCCACGTGACCATGATAGAGAGCTCTGTGTTTGGATCAAACACAGAGAGGAGGAAAACAAAAGGTGCTTTAAGTGAGCCCAGGCAGAACTGTGAGGGCGGCCCATGCTGCAGGCTGTGGCTGTCAGCAGGCTGCTTCTCCACGGCTGGCCCCGTCCCAGGATTCACAAGGCAGCAGCAGGGTACACT harbors:
- the LOC129026393 gene encoding putative protein N-methyltransferase FAM86B1 isoform X8, coding for MAPEENPGTELLLQSFERRFLAARALRSFPWQSLEAKLRDSSDSELLQDILQKPSGDSVTLSESTAIISHGTTGLVTWDAALYLAEWAIENPAAFTHRTVLELGSGAGLTGLAICKMCRPRAYIFSDCHSRVLEQLRGNVLLNGLSLEAEITANLDSPRVTVAQLDWDVATVHQLSAFQPDVVIAADVLYCPEAIVSLVGVLRRLAACREHQRAPEVYVAFTVRNPETCQLFTTELGRARIRWEVEPRHDQKLFPYEEHLEMAMLNLTL
- the LOC129026393 gene encoding protein-lysine N-methyltransferase EEF2KMT-like isoform X6; the encoded protein is MAPEENPGTELLLQSFERRFLAARALRSFPWQSLEAKLRDSSDSELLQDILQKTVKHPVCVKHPPSVKYARCFLSELIKKPSGDSVTLSESTAIISHGTTGLVTWDAALYLAEWAIENPAAFTHRTVLELGSGAGLTGLAICKMCRPRAYIFSDCHSRVLEQLRGNVLLNGLSLEAEITANLDSPRVTVAQLDWDVATVHQLSAFQPDVVIAADVLYCPEAIVSLVGVLRRLAACREHQRAPEVYVAFTVRNPETCQLFTTELGRARIRWEVEPRHDQKLFPYEEHLEMAMLNLTL
- the LOC129026393 gene encoding protein-lysine N-methyltransferase EEF2KMT-like isoform X2; the encoded protein is MAPEENPGTELLLQSFERRFLAARALRSFPWQSLEAKLRDSSDSELLQDILQKTVKHPVCVKHPPSVKYARCFLSELIKKHEAVHTEPLDELYEALAETLTAKESTQGHRSYLLPSGDSVTLSESTAIISHGTTGLVTWDAALYLAEWAIENPAAFTHRTVLELGSGAGLTGLAICKMCRPRAYIFSDCHSRVLEQLRGNVLLNGLSLEAEITANLDSPRVTVAQLDWDVATVHQLSAFQPDVVIAADVLYCPEAIVSLVGVLRRLAACREHQRAPEVYVAFTVRNPETCQLFTTELGRARIRWEVEPRHDQKLFPYEEHLEMAMLNLTL
- the LOC129026393 gene encoding putative protein N-methyltransferase FAM86B1 isoform X7, which gives rise to MAPEENPGTELLLQSFERRFLAARALRSFPWQVGGGACWSPGADGSLEAKLRDSSDSELLQDILQKPSGDSVTLSESTAIISHGTTGLVTWDAALYLAEWAIENPAAFTHRTVLELGSGAGLTGLAICKMCRPRAYIFSDCHSRVLEQLRGNVLLNGLSLEAEITANLDSPRVTVAQLDWDVATVHQLSAFQPDVVIAADVLYCPEAIVSLVGVLRRLAACREHQRAPEVYVAFTVRNPETCQLFTTELGRARIRWEVEPRHDQKLFPYEEHLEMAMLNLTL
- the LOC129026393 gene encoding protein-lysine N-methyltransferase EEF2KMT-like isoform X1; this encodes MAPEENPGTELLLQSFERRFLAARALRSFPWQVGGGACWSPGADGSLEAKLRDSSDSELLQDILQKTVKHPVCVKHPPSVKYARCFLSELIKKHEAVHTEPLDELYEALAETLTAKESTQGHRSYLLPSGDSVTLSESTAIISHGTTGLVTWDAALYLAEWAIENPAAFTHRTVLELGSGAGLTGLAICKMCRPRAYIFSDCHSRVLEQLRGNVLLNGLSLEAEITANLDSPRVTVAQLDWDVATVHQLSAFQPDVVIAADVLYCPEAIVSLVGVLRRLAACREHQRAPEVYVAFTVRNPETCQLFTTELGRARIRWEVEPRHDQKLFPYEEHLEMAMLNLTL
- the LOC129026393 gene encoding protein-lysine N-methyltransferase EEF2KMT-like isoform X3, which produces MAPEENPGTELLLQSFERRFLAARALRSFPWQVGGGACWSPGADGSLEAKLRDSSDSELLQDILQKHEAVHTEPLDELYEALAETLTAKESTQGHRSYLLPSGDSVTLSESTAIISHGTTGLVTWDAALYLAEWAIENPAAFTHRTVLELGSGAGLTGLAICKMCRPRAYIFSDCHSRVLEQLRGNVLLNGLSLEAEITANLDSPRVTVAQLDWDVATVHQLSAFQPDVVIAADVLYCPEAIVSLVGVLRRLAACREHQRAPEVYVAFTVRNPETCQLFTTELGRARIRWEVEPRHDQKLFPYEEHLEMAMLNLTL
- the LOC129026393 gene encoding putative protein N-methyltransferase FAM86B1 isoform X4 — its product is MAPEENPGTELLLQSFERRFLAARALRSFPWQVGGGACWSPGADGSLEAKLRDSSDSELLQDILQKTVKHPVCVKHPPSVKYARCFLSELIKKPSGDSVTLSESTAIISHGTTGLVTWDAALYLAEWAIENPAAFTHRTVLELGSGAGLTGLAICKMCRPRAYIFSDCHSRVLEQLRGNVLLNGLSLEAEITANLDSPRVTVAQLDWDVATVHQLSAFQPDVVIAADVLYCPEAIVSLVGVLRRLAACREHQRAPEVYVAFTVRNPETCQLFTTELGRARIRWEVEPRHDQKLFPYEEHLEMAMLNLTL
- the LOC129026393 gene encoding protein-lysine N-methyltransferase EEF2KMT-like isoform X5 → MAPEENPGTELLLQSFERRFLAARALRSFPWQSLEAKLRDSSDSELLQDILQKHEAVHTEPLDELYEALAETLTAKESTQGHRSYLLPSGDSVTLSESTAIISHGTTGLVTWDAALYLAEWAIENPAAFTHRTVLELGSGAGLTGLAICKMCRPRAYIFSDCHSRVLEQLRGNVLLNGLSLEAEITANLDSPRVTVAQLDWDVATVHQLSAFQPDVVIAADVLYCPEAIVSLVGVLRRLAACREHQRAPEVYVAFTVRNPETCQLFTTELGRARIRWEVEPRHDQKLFPYEEHLEMAMLNLTL